The sequence below is a genomic window from Deltaproteobacteria bacterium.
CCACGGAGTAGGTTAATCCAGAATTGACCACTAAACCAGAAATCGACGCGGTGTTCACAATTTTCCCGCCTCCATGCGCGATCATGTAGCGCCCTGCCGCTTGAGCACACAGAAAGACACCGGTGAGATCAACATCAATTTCCTCTTGCCAATCCTTGATGTTGATATCTTCTGGTCGCACAATCTTCAGGATGCCAGCATTGTTGAAGGCAAAATCAAGGCCTCCTAACTGCTCTGTTGTTGTCCGCACTAAGGTATCCACGTCAGCTTGCAGTGCAACATTCGTCCGCAACGCCAGAGCACGTCCACCTTGCGCGCGAATCTCTCCAGCCACCAGCTCGGCAGCCTCACCATTGATGTCGCTGACAACAACGGACGCCCCTGACTCCGCTAACC
It includes:
- a CDS encoding glucose 1-dehydrogenase, translating into MAGHGLFDLTGKRGYVTGGGSGLGRAIAQGLAESGASVVVSDINGEAAELVAGEIRAQGGRALALRTNVALQADVDTLVRTTTEQLGGLDFAFNNAGILKIVRPEDINIKDWQEEIDVDLTGVFLCAQAAGRYMIAHGGGKIVNTASISGLVVNSGLTYSVAKAGVIQLTRVLAMRWARHRVYVNCFSPGYIRTGMTAAHVARPEVEQEMVRQTPLRRLGEPRDLVGAALFLASAASDFVTGQNLIVDGGVTLG